A window of Sutcliffiella cohnii contains these coding sequences:
- a CDS encoding YcdB/YcdC domain-containing protein, translating into MSEDILKRAKSLIQIPSHWSLIIEDYCQPNESAGYTLLSWADEEQNEGISMQLDPKGRLTKLSQERKEEKTDTKPLSDVDIKIIAEQFLLSHYPDALRALTLNVNEKLENKYRFEYVQFVMNLPLPNSGCFIEVSLTGDILEFHYYGVKKEPATPTNIISKEQVLTEIKRTLDFNLVLSTIYAHTYNVKEQGLQLIYEPNPSVLNYRADVFPPTLTINHEEEIPPQYVTLPQQANLNENKKWSIVELIGITDEMEVIREVDMGEEKGVVWQDRNWEEKDRDRTVEGFISRQTEGTVKAIISKNCGKLNSFIWFKERSGNLSLNREQCLQKAIEFIQKTIPNYREHLLLLAPDISEDEEVRKHESFIFHIKNKNGIPMHLEMLMVVVNCQTGLIDQYSGPSLEVEQLSELPLEPVLSKEEAENLFLSHLDVNLAWTIDYDSKDVDYILTYEACNKKTKTAISGIHAITGEVISYRE; encoded by the coding sequence ATGAGTGAAGATATATTAAAGAGGGCAAAATCTCTTATTCAAATTCCATCCCATTGGAGCTTAATTATTGAAGATTATTGTCAACCTAATGAAAGTGCTGGATATACGTTGCTTTCATGGGCCGATGAAGAACAAAACGAAGGTATATCCATGCAACTAGACCCCAAAGGGCGTTTAACAAAATTATCACAAGAGAGAAAAGAAGAAAAAACAGATACTAAACCGCTAAGTGATGTAGACATTAAAATTATAGCAGAGCAATTTTTATTATCTCATTATCCGGATGCGTTAAGAGCTTTAACCCTTAATGTTAACGAGAAATTAGAAAATAAATATCGGTTTGAATATGTACAGTTTGTGATGAATCTACCCCTACCTAACTCAGGCTGCTTTATAGAAGTTAGTTTGACAGGTGACATATTAGAATTTCATTATTACGGTGTAAAGAAGGAACCTGCAACTCCTACCAACATTATTTCTAAAGAGCAAGTCCTTACTGAAATAAAACGAACATTAGATTTTAACTTAGTGTTAAGTACCATCTATGCTCATACATACAACGTAAAAGAACAGGGACTTCAACTAATATATGAACCGAATCCGTCGGTTTTAAACTATCGAGCAGATGTTTTCCCTCCAACTTTAACGATCAATCATGAGGAAGAAATTCCTCCACAATATGTTACTTTACCTCAACAAGCTAACTTGAATGAAAATAAAAAATGGTCGATAGTTGAGCTTATTGGTATTACAGATGAAATGGAAGTAATTAGAGAAGTAGATATGGGGGAAGAAAAAGGTGTAGTGTGGCAGGATCGGAATTGGGAGGAAAAAGATAGAGATAGGACTGTGGAAGGATTTATTTCAAGGCAAACGGAAGGAACTGTAAAAGCAATTATTTCGAAGAATTGTGGTAAACTTAATAGCTTTATATGGTTTAAAGAACGAAGCGGGAACCTGTCGCTTAACAGAGAACAATGCTTGCAAAAAGCTATTGAGTTTATACAAAAGACGATACCAAATTATAGAGAGCATTTACTATTATTAGCTCCAGACATATCAGAAGACGAAGAGGTAAGAAAACATGAATCATTTATATTCCATATAAAAAATAAAAATGGTATTCCAATGCATTTGGAAATGTTAATGGTAGTCGTAAATTGCCAAACAGGGTTGATTGATCAGTACAGTGGGCCTAGTTTGGAAGTGGAACAACTAAGTGAGCTGCCATTAGAACCTGTTTTATCAAAAGAGGAAGCGGAGAATCTTTTTCTAAGTCATTTAGATGTTAATTTAGCATGGACTATCGATTACGATAGTAAGGATGTAGATTATATCCTAACTTACGAGGCATGTAACAAGAAAACCAAAACGGCCATTAGCGGTATTCATGCAATAACAGGCGAAGTGATATCGTATAGGGAAT